One window of Marinomonas primoryensis genomic DNA carries:
- a CDS encoding DUF6314 family protein, which translates to MYAIEAKAVLSYFLGDWEMHRVISEFGEITGRATFRLNGESDQRLDYKEAVMLPRLGEQKANAFREYEYRMTDAGFDIFFSDGATKGQLFLSFVFAQASILTSHHLCIQDHYDAEFVFLSDDEFELSFTVVGPKKDYSIQTRFIRA; encoded by the coding sequence ATGTATGCAATAGAAGCAAAAGCCGTTTTGTCGTATTTTCTGGGAGATTGGGAAATGCATCGAGTGATTTCTGAATTTGGCGAAATAACAGGGCGGGCAACGTTTCGCCTTAATGGCGAAAGTGATCAGCGTCTCGATTATAAAGAAGCCGTCATGTTACCCAGATTAGGTGAGCAAAAAGCCAATGCCTTTCGAGAGTATGAATATCGGATGACAGACGCTGGCTTTGATATATTCTTCTCTGACGGCGCGACCAAAGGTCAGCTGTTTTTGAGCTTTGTATTTGCCCAAGCTAGCATACTTACGTCCCATCATCTGTGCATACAAGACCATTACGACGCCGAGTTTGTATTCTTATCAGACGATGAATTTGAACTGAGTTTTACCGTGGTCGGCCCGAAAAAAGATTACTCGATTCAAACGCGTTTCATTAGAGCTTAG